One Proteinivorax tanatarense DNA segment encodes these proteins:
- the rplB gene encoding 50S ribosomal protein L2 yields the protein MAVKGFKPTSPGKRFMTISTFEEVTTSTPEKSLLAPLKKKAGRNAQGRLTVRHQGGGHKQKYRIIDFKRNKHDIEAKVASIEYDPNRTANIALLHYVDGEKRYIIAPSNLKVGDIVKAGENADIKVGNALPLRRIPTGTVIHNIELKKGKGGQLVRSAGNSAQLQAKEGKYAHVRLPSGETRLIHLDCYATIGQVGNIEHENISIGKAGKSRWLGKRPTVRGVVMNPADHPHGGGEGKAPIGLKSPVTPWGQPTLGYKTRKKNKSSDKYIIKRRKKK from the coding sequence ATGGCAGTAAAAGGTTTTAAACCAACTTCCCCAGGAAAAAGGTTTATGACAATTTCTACCTTTGAAGAGGTTACTACATCAACGCCGGAAAAATCTTTGTTGGCGCCGCTAAAAAAGAAGGCTGGTAGAAATGCTCAAGGTAGGCTAACAGTTCGCCACCAAGGTGGTGGTCATAAACAAAAGTATAGAATTATTGACTTTAAAAGAAACAAGCATGATATTGAAGCTAAAGTGGCAAGTATCGAATATGATCCTAATAGAACTGCAAACATAGCACTTTTGCACTATGTAGATGGTGAAAAAAGATACATTATTGCACCTAGTAACCTAAAGGTGGGAGATATAGTTAAAGCTGGTGAGAATGCAGATATCAAAGTAGGGAATGCACTACCGTTGCGCAGAATACCTACTGGTACTGTAATTCATAACATTGAGCTAAAAAAAGGCAAGGGCGGTCAGTTAGTGCGTTCTGCTGGCAATTCAGCTCAGCTTCAAGCAAAAGAAGGGAAATATGCCCATGTTCGCCTTCCTTCAGGTGAAACAAGACTAATTCATCTGGATTGCTACGCAACTATCGGTCAGGTAGGGAATATAGAACATGAAAACATTTCAATTGGTAAAGCAGGAAAATCTCGCTGGTTAGGTAAAAGACCTACAGTACGTGGTGTAGTTATGAACCCTGCAGATCACCCGCACGGTGGTGGAGAAGGAAAGGCTCCAATCGGTCTTAAGAGCCCGGTTACCCCTTGGGGACAGCCTACTTTGGGTTACAAAACACGCAAAAAGAATAAGTCCAGTGATAAATACATTATTAAAAGGCGTAAAAAGAAATAA
- the rpsL gene encoding 30S ribosomal protein S12 — protein sequence MPTISQLVRRGRKEVVKKSTAPALENSPQKRGVCTRVSTLTPKKPNSALRKVARVRLTNGTEVTAYIPGIGHNLQEHSVVLVRGGRVKDLPGVRYHIVRGSLDTAGVQDRGQGRSKYGTKRPKDKK from the coding sequence ATGCCAACAATTAGCCAATTAGTTCGTAGAGGCAGAAAAGAAGTTGTTAAAAAATCAACTGCTCCTGCCCTGGAAAATTCACCTCAAAAAAGAGGGGTGTGCACCAGAGTATCCACTCTAACTCCCAAAAAACCAAACTCAGCTTTGAGAAAAGTTGCTAGAGTTAGACTAACAAATGGTACTGAGGTTACAGCTTATATACCTGGTATCGGTCACAACTTACAAGAACACTCTGTTGTCCTTGTTAGAGGTGGGAGAGTAAAAGATTTACCTGGTGTGCGTTATCATATAGTTCGTGGTTCTTTAGACACTGCCGGTGTACAAGACAGAGGCCAAGGACGTTCCAAATATGGTACTAAGAGACCAAAAGACAAAAAATAA
- the rplD gene encoding 50S ribosomal protein L4: MPKVAIYDIQGQVVSEMELSPEIFEAKVNEAAVHRVVVAHLAAKRQGTASTKSRGEVSGGGARPWRQKGTGRARHGTIRSPLWVGGGVAFGPKPREYRLKVPKKVRRLAMKSALTTKVQNDNLKVLKALEINTPKTKEVVELLNNLDVDKKALVVTAGADSIVYKSARNIPGVSTAFVDTLNVYDILNHNTVIITEEAVKKVEEVLG; this comes from the coding sequence ATGCCAAAAGTGGCGATTTATGATATTCAAGGGCAAGTTGTTTCAGAAATGGAGCTAAGTCCTGAGATTTTTGAAGCAAAAGTTAATGAAGCAGCTGTACATCGAGTAGTTGTTGCTCATCTAGCTGCCAAAAGACAAGGGACAGCATCAACAAAAAGCCGTGGAGAAGTGAGCGGTGGAGGTGCGAGGCCTTGGCGCCAAAAGGGCACAGGTAGAGCCCGACATGGCACAATCAGATCACCTTTATGGGTTGGCGGTGGTGTTGCGTTCGGTCCTAAGCCGAGAGAGTACCGTTTAAAGGTTCCTAAAAAGGTGCGTAGACTAGCGATGAAATCCGCGTTAACTACAAAGGTGCAAAATGATAATCTAAAAGTGTTAAAGGCTTTAGAGATCAACACCCCAAAAACAAAAGAGGTAGTAGAATTGCTTAACAACTTAGATGTTGATAAAAAAGCTCTAGTTGTTACTGCAGGCGCTGACTCTATAGTTTATAAATCTGCTAGAAATATTCCAGGAGTAAGCACTGCTTTTGTTGATACTCTAAATGTTTATGACATCCTAAACCACAACACCGTGATTATTACAGAAGAAGCGGTTAAAAAAGTGGAGGAGGTGCTTGGGTAA
- the rplP gene encoding 50S ribosomal protein L16, which translates to MLMPKRVKFRRPHRGGIKGKAHSGTNVDFGEYGLQSLDASWITNRQIEAARVAMTRYIKRGGKVWIKIFPHKPITAKPAETRMGSGKGSPENWVAVVKPGRVMFELAGVSEEVAREALRLAAHKLPVKCKIVKREELGGENHEG; encoded by the coding sequence ATGTTAATGCCTAAAAGAGTTAAGTTCCGCAGACCACATCGCGGTGGAATTAAGGGAAAGGCTCATTCTGGTACAAACGTTGATTTTGGCGAGTACGGCTTGCAATCTCTAGATGCGTCATGGATTACAAACAGACAAATAGAGGCTGCTCGTGTAGCCATGACACGCTATATAAAAAGAGGCGGTAAAGTGTGGATAAAAATTTTCCCGCACAAACCAATAACTGCAAAACCTGCAGAGACTCGTATGGGTTCTGGTAAAGGTTCTCCTGAAAACTGGGTGGCAGTTGTAAAACCTGGTAGGGTAATGTTCGAACTTGCAGGTGTAAGTGAAGAGGTGGCAAGAGAGGCGCTTAGATTAGCAGCTCATAAATTGCCAGTAAAGTGTAAGATTGTAAAACGGGAAGAATTGGGTGGTGAAAACCATGAAGGCTAA
- the rpsC gene encoding 30S ribosomal protein S3, producing the protein MGQKVNPIGLRMGVIRDWDAKWYAGKKDFVDTLHEDIKLRKYIRENVKNSGVSKIEIERAANRIRITIHTSKPGMVIGKGGSGVEKLRKKITEMVDQANGKKQVHLNIMEIKRPDLDAQLVAEGIASQLERRVAFRRAMKQSIGRTLRNGAEGIKTMVSGRLGGADMARTEWYTEGNVPLQTLRADVDYGFAEADTTYGKIGVKVWIYKGEVLPKAKDKQAEEGGK; encoded by the coding sequence GTGGGTCAAAAAGTTAATCCAATTGGCTTGAGAATGGGAGTTATCCGTGACTGGGATGCAAAATGGTATGCTGGGAAAAAGGATTTTGTGGATACACTACATGAAGATATCAAGCTGAGAAAATACATTCGTGAAAACGTTAAAAACTCTGGAGTTTCTAAAATTGAAATTGAAAGAGCTGCCAACAGAATAAGAATAACTATTCATACCTCTAAACCTGGTATGGTTATAGGAAAAGGCGGTTCTGGAGTTGAAAAGCTTAGAAAGAAAATTACAGAAATGGTGGATCAAGCAAACGGCAAAAAACAAGTTCACCTAAACATCATGGAGATTAAAAGACCGGACTTAGATGCCCAACTAGTAGCTGAAGGAATTGCTTCTCAACTAGAAAGAAGGGTGGCTTTTAGAAGAGCTATGAAACAATCTATCGGACGTACCCTGAGAAATGGCGCTGAAGGAATTAAAACAATGGTAAGCGGCCGTTTAGGTGGAGCAGACATGGCTCGTACCGAGTGGTATACCGAAGGTAATGTTCCTCTTCAAACTTTAAGAGCTGATGTAGACTATGGTTTTGCAGAGGCTGACACCACTTACGGCAAAATCGGTGTTAAAGTTTGGATTTATAAAGGTGAAGTTCTTCCAAAAGCAAAGGATAAACAAGCTGAGGAAGGAGGAAAATAA
- the rplV gene encoding 50S ribosomal protein L22 gives MEAKAVARYVRIAPRKVRVVIDLIRGKDVAEALAVLKHTPKAASPQLEKVLNSAVANAEHNFEMDANNLYISEAYVDQGPTLKRFRPRAQGRATRINKRTSHITLVVSEKKEG, from the coding sequence ATGGAAGCAAAAGCTGTGGCTCGTTATGTTCGTATAGCCCCCAGAAAAGTTAGAGTTGTCATAGATTTAATTAGGGGCAAGGATGTTGCAGAAGCTTTGGCAGTGTTGAAACACACACCGAAGGCCGCTTCTCCTCAACTGGAGAAAGTGTTAAACTCTGCTGTTGCCAACGCAGAACATAATTTTGAAATGGATGCCAATAACCTTTATATTTCAGAAGCTTACGTTGACCAAGGCCCGACCTTAAAGAGGTTCCGTCCAAGGGCTCAAGGTAGAGCGACTAGAATAAATAAAAGAACTAGCCACATTACATTAGTAGTGTCGGAGAAAAAGGAGGGATAG
- the rplX gene encoding 50S ribosomal protein L24 codes for MTPKVHVKKDDKVVVLSGKDKGKSGKVLKVIPRDNKVVVEGANIQKKHAKPTRNNPQGGVIEQEAPLYSSKVQLVCPRCDKPARVGARFLEDGKKVRDCKKCGEVIDK; via the coding sequence ATGACTCCTAAAGTACATGTTAAAAAAGACGACAAAGTTGTTGTGCTTTCAGGTAAAGATAAAGGTAAATCTGGCAAGGTACTAAAAGTAATTCCTCGCGATAATAAAGTTGTGGTAGAGGGTGCTAATATTCAAAAGAAACATGCCAAGCCAACTCGTAACAATCCGCAAGGCGGCGTTATTGAGCAGGAAGCACCTTTATATAGTTCCAAAGTACAGCTTGTTTGTCCGCGTTGCGATAAGCCTGCTCGCGTTGGAGCAAGGTTCTTAGAAGACGGCAAAAAAGTTCGCGACTGTAAAAAATGTGGCGAAGTAATAGATAAGTAA
- the rplW gene encoding 50S ribosomal protein L23, producing MRDPRDIVKRPLVTEKTNDMMADNKYTFEVDKNANKIEIKNAIQKLFDVKVDNVNTMNMKGKFKRMGVHSGYRPNWKKAIVTLSEDSKPIEIFE from the coding sequence ATGAGAGATCCCCGCGATATTGTTAAAAGACCGCTTGTTACAGAAAAAACAAATGATATGATGGCTGACAATAAATATACTTTCGAAGTAGATAAAAATGCTAACAAAATAGAAATTAAAAATGCCATCCAAAAACTGTTTGATGTAAAAGTGGATAACGTTAATACTATGAATATGAAGGGCAAATTCAAAAGGATGGGTGTTCACTCAGGTTATAGACCTAACTGGAAAAAAGCAATAGTTACGCTTAGTGAAGATTCTAAACCTATCGAAATATTTGAATAG
- the rpsQ gene encoding 30S ribosomal protein S17: MVERNNRKVRVGKVVSDKMDKTATVAVETMTFHKLYGKRIKRTTKFKAHDQDNQCKIGDIVKIMETRPLSKSKRWRVVEVTEKAK, translated from the coding sequence ATGGTGGAAAGAAATAACCGAAAAGTGAGAGTTGGTAAAGTGGTCAGCGACAAAATGGACAAAACCGCTACAGTGGCTGTTGAAACAATGACTTTCCATAAGCTTTATGGGAAGAGAATTAAAAGAACCACAAAATTTAAAGCTCATGACCAAGATAACCAATGTAAAATTGGCGATATAGTAAAAATTATGGAAACTCGTCCTTTAAGTAAGTCAAAAAGGTGGAGAGTTGTAGAAGTAACTGAAAAAGCTAAGTAG
- the fusA gene encoding elongation factor G gives MPRQFPLEKYRNIGIMAHIDAGKTTTTERVLFYTGRVHKLGETHDGAATMDWMAQEQERGITITSAATTAEWKDHRVNIIDTPGHVDFTVEVERSLRVLDGAVGVFCAKGGVEPQSETVWRQADKYEVPRIAYVNKMDITGADFYRALDMMRDRLKANAVAIQLPIGAEDTFDGIIDLVTMKAHKYIDDLGTKSEQTDIPADMKDKAEEYREKLLDAVAENDEELMMKYLEGEELTEQEIKDALRKGCVNNEIVAVLCGSSYKNKGVQLLLDAVVDYLPSPLDIPPIQGVDVDDEEEKMERPADDNEPFSALAFKIMTDPYVGKLAFFRAYSGVLKAGSYVFNPVKGKKERIGRLLQMHANHREEIGEVRTGDIAAIVGLKDTATGDTLCDQDNQIILESMVFPEPVISVAIEPKTKADQEKMSTSLQKLAEEDPTFKAWSDEETGQTIIAGMGELHLDVIVDRLLREFKVDADVGKPQVAYKETITKQVKAEGKFVRQSGGRGQYGHVWIELEPKEPGEGYEFVDKVVGGVVPRDYINSVDQGIQEALQNGVLAGYPVLDVKATLFDGSYHDVDSSEMAFKVAGSMGAKEAMRKAGPAILEPMMKVEAVVPEEYMGDVMGDINSRRGRIEGMENIGGAQVIRGFVPLSEMFGYATDLRSKTQGRGTYSMEFSHYDQVPKSIAEEIMESKK, from the coding sequence GTGCCTAGACAATTTCCGTTAGAAAAATACCGTAATATAGGAATTATGGCTCACATCGATGCCGGTAAAACCACAACAACAGAACGTGTGTTGTTTTACACTGGTCGAGTTCATAAGCTAGGTGAAACTCACGATGGGGCTGCAACAATGGATTGGATGGCCCAGGAACAAGAAAGAGGTATAACAATAACCTCTGCGGCAACTACTGCTGAATGGAAAGATCACAGGGTAAATATTATCGATACACCAGGACACGTGGACTTTACTGTGGAAGTAGAAAGATCTCTTCGTGTACTTGATGGTGCTGTGGGAGTTTTCTGTGCAAAAGGTGGGGTTGAGCCACAATCAGAAACAGTTTGGAGACAAGCTGACAAGTATGAAGTACCAAGAATAGCTTATGTTAACAAAATGGATATAACTGGTGCTGATTTTTATAGAGCGTTAGACATGATGAGGGACAGATTAAAAGCTAATGCAGTAGCGATTCAGTTGCCAATTGGTGCTGAAGATACCTTTGATGGAATAATCGACTTAGTTACCATGAAAGCTCATAAATATATTGATGATTTAGGTACTAAATCTGAACAAACAGATATCCCTGCTGACATGAAAGACAAAGCAGAAGAATATAGAGAAAAGCTTTTAGACGCTGTGGCTGAAAACGATGAAGAGCTAATGATGAAATACCTTGAAGGTGAAGAACTTACTGAGCAAGAAATTAAAGATGCTTTAAGAAAAGGCTGTGTAAACAACGAAATAGTAGCTGTTCTTTGTGGTTCTTCTTATAAAAATAAAGGTGTACAGTTGTTACTAGATGCAGTGGTTGACTACCTTCCATCACCTTTAGACATCCCTCCTATCCAGGGTGTAGATGTTGACGATGAGGAGGAAAAGATGGAAAGACCAGCTGATGATAATGAACCTTTCTCAGCTTTAGCGTTTAAAATAATGACAGATCCATATGTTGGTAAGTTGGCTTTCTTTAGAGCGTATTCTGGTGTGTTGAAGGCTGGATCATATGTGTTTAATCCGGTAAAAGGCAAAAAAGAGAGAATCGGTCGCTTGCTTCAGATGCACGCAAACCATCGTGAAGAGATTGGTGAGGTTCGCACTGGTGATATAGCTGCTATAGTTGGTCTTAAAGACACAGCAACAGGTGACACCCTTTGTGATCAAGACAATCAAATTATACTAGAATCTATGGTATTCCCTGAGCCTGTTATTTCGGTAGCTATTGAGCCAAAAACCAAAGCAGACCAAGAAAAAATGTCTACATCTTTACAAAAACTCGCAGAAGAAGACCCAACGTTTAAAGCGTGGTCTGATGAAGAAACTGGCCAGACCATCATAGCAGGTATGGGTGAGCTTCATCTAGACGTTATAGTTGACAGATTACTTCGTGAATTCAAAGTAGATGCTGATGTAGGTAAGCCTCAGGTTGCTTATAAAGAAACAATTACTAAGCAAGTTAAGGCTGAAGGTAAATTTGTTAGACAATCTGGTGGTAGAGGTCAATACGGTCATGTATGGATTGAGCTTGAGCCAAAAGAACCGGGCGAAGGTTACGAGTTTGTGGACAAGGTCGTTGGTGGTGTAGTACCTAGAGATTACATCAACTCAGTAGATCAAGGTATCCAAGAAGCGCTGCAAAATGGTGTTTTAGCAGGCTATCCAGTTCTGGATGTAAAAGCTACACTATTTGATGGTTCTTACCACGATGTAGACTCCTCAGAGATGGCCTTTAAGGTGGCTGGTTCTATGGGTGCTAAAGAGGCTATGAGAAAGGCAGGGCCTGCAATATTAGAGCCGATGATGAAAGTAGAGGCTGTTGTACCAGAGGAATATATGGGAGATGTAATGGGTGATATAAACTCTAGAAGAGGTAGGATTGAAGGCATGGAAAACATTGGTGGAGCACAGGTGATTAGAGGTTTTGTTCCGCTGTCTGAAATGTTTGGATATGCTACAGATCTAAGGTCTAAGACCCAAGGTAGAGGTACCTACTCTATGGAGTTTAGTCATTACGATCAAGTTCCTAAGTCTATAGCTGAAGAGATTATGGAATCTAAAAAATAA
- the rpsG gene encoding 30S ribosomal protein S7 codes for MPRKGPVPKRDILPDPVYGSQLVSRFINKIMLDGKRGVAQNIMYGALDRIKENTGKDPIEVLEEAMNNVMPVLEVKSRRVGGSNYQVPVEVRPERRRTLAIRWIAEYSRKRGEKTMIERLSSELMDAANNMGASVKKKEDVHKMAEANKAFAHYRW; via the coding sequence ATGCCTAGAAAGGGACCCGTGCCCAAAAGAGATATCCTGCCAGATCCAGTTTACGGTAGTCAACTAGTATCTCGTTTTATTAATAAAATTATGCTAGACGGTAAAAGAGGCGTTGCTCAAAATATTATGTACGGCGCTCTAGATAGAATTAAAGAAAATACTGGAAAAGACCCAATAGAGGTTTTAGAGGAAGCTATGAATAACGTAATGCCAGTACTAGAAGTGAAATCTCGTCGAGTAGGTGGATCTAACTACCAAGTTCCTGTAGAGGTTAGACCAGAGCGTAGACGCACTCTTGCTATCCGTTGGATTGCTGAGTATTCCCGAAAGCGTGGGGAAAAAACAATGATAGAAAGACTTTCGTCTGAGCTTATGGATGCAGCCAATAACATGGGTGCTTCAGTTAAAAAGAAAGAAGATGTCCACAAAATGGCAGAAGCAAACAAAGCATTTGCCCACTATCGTTGGTAA
- the tuf gene encoding elongation factor Tu — protein sequence MSKEKFERSKPHVNVGTIGHVDHGKTTLTAALTTVISATGGADKMAYDAIDKAPEERERGITISTAHVEYETENRHYAHVDCPGHADYVKNMITGAAQMDGAILVVSAADGPMPQTREHILLSRQVGVPHIVVFLNKADMVDDEELLELVEMEVRDLLSEYDFPGDDTPIVTGSALKALECGCGTRECDWCGKLWELMDAIDDYIPTPERDTDKDFLMPIEDVFTITGRGTVVTGRVERGQIKVGDEIEIVGLQEETRKTVCTGVEMFRKLLDSAEAGDNIGALLRGVNREDIERGQVLAKPGSIKQHTAFEAEVYALSKEEGGRHKPFFNGYRPQFYFRTTDVTGVVTLPEGTEMVMPGDNVKIDVELITPIAIEEGLRFAIREGGRTVGAGVVTAIK from the coding sequence ATGTCAAAAGAAAAATTTGAACGTTCAAAGCCCCATGTTAACGTTGGAACAATCGGCCACGTTGACCATGGTAAGACTACATTAACTGCTGCTTTAACAACTGTTATTTCTGCTACAGGTGGAGCTGATAAAATGGCGTATGATGCTATTGATAAAGCTCCAGAGGAAAGAGAAAGAGGTATTACAATATCTACTGCTCACGTTGAGTACGAGACTGAAAACCGTCACTACGCTCACGTTGACTGCCCAGGCCATGCTGACTATGTTAAAAACATGATCACTGGTGCTGCACAAATGGATGGAGCTATCCTAGTAGTATCTGCTGCTGATGGCCCAATGCCTCAAACAAGAGAGCATATCCTTCTATCTCGTCAGGTAGGTGTACCACACATCGTAGTATTCCTTAACAAAGCTGACATGGTAGATGACGAAGAGCTTCTAGAACTTGTTGAAATGGAAGTAAGAGACCTACTTTCTGAGTACGACTTCCCAGGTGATGATACTCCTATCGTTACTGGTTCTGCTCTTAAAGCTTTAGAGTGTGGCTGTGGAACTAGAGAGTGTGACTGGTGTGGCAAGCTTTGGGAACTAATGGATGCTATTGATGATTACATCCCAACTCCAGAGCGTGATACAGATAAAGATTTCTTAATGCCAATTGAGGACGTATTCACAATCACTGGCCGTGGTACAGTTGTTACTGGCCGTGTTGAGCGTGGTCAAATCAAAGTTGGCGATGAGATTGAAATTGTTGGTCTTCAAGAAGAAACTAGAAAAACAGTTTGTACTGGTGTAGAGATGTTTAGAAAACTTCTTGATAGCGCAGAAGCTGGTGACAACATTGGTGCACTTCTTCGTGGTGTTAACAGAGAAGACATCGAAAGAGGCCAAGTACTTGCTAAGCCTGGTTCAATCAAACAACACACTGCTTTTGAAGCAGAGGTTTACGCCCTAAGTAAAGAAGAGGGTGGCCGTCATAAGCCATTCTTTAACGGTTACCGTCCACAGTTCTATTTCCGTACAACTGATGTAACTGGCGTGGTAACTCTTCCAGAGGGCACTGAAATGGTTATGCCTGGCGACAACGTTAAAATCGACGTTGAGCTAATAACTCCAATCGCTATTGAAGAGGGATTAAGATTTGCGATTCGTGAGGGTGGCCGTACTGTTGGTGCTGGCGTTGTAACTGCTATTAAGTAG
- the rplN gene encoding 50S ribosomal protein L14: MIQQQTVLNTADNSGARKLQCIKVLGGSKRRTANIGDVIVASVKEATPGGVVKKGEVVRAVIVRTRYGVRRKDGSYIRFDENSAVIINDTNAPRGTRIFGPVARELRTKDFMKIVSLAPEVI; this comes from the coding sequence ATGATTCAACAGCAGACAGTGTTGAATACCGCCGATAACTCCGGTGCTCGTAAGTTACAGTGCATCAAAGTTTTAGGAGGTTCTAAACGTCGTACTGCCAATATCGGAGACGTGATAGTGGCTTCTGTTAAAGAGGCAACACCCGGTGGTGTTGTAAAAAAAGGCGAAGTGGTAAGAGCGGTAATCGTTCGCACCCGGTATGGAGTTCGCCGTAAAGATGGTTCTTATATAAGGTTTGATGAAAACTCAGCCGTTATAATAAATGATACTAACGCTCCTAGAGGCACTAGGATCTTTGGACCAGTAGCTCGAGAGCTTAGAACTAAAGATTTCATGAAAATCGTTTCACTAGCACCAGAAGTAATTTAA
- a CDS encoding ribosomal L7Ae/L30e/S12e/Gadd45 family protein, translated as MTIDDLSVVDSRVVGFKQTKLAIESGKAEIVYVAKDAEKHISDPILQLCENRGIKLYFVDSMAVLGKSCGIQVRAATAAIIKN; from the coding sequence ATGACTATTGATGACTTATCAGTGGTTGATTCAAGGGTAGTAGGATTTAAACAAACTAAACTAGCCATTGAAAGTGGAAAGGCTGAAATAGTTTATGTTGCAAAAGATGCAGAAAAACACATATCTGACCCCATACTGCAACTTTGTGAAAATAGAGGTATAAAGTTATACTTTGTAGACAGCATGGCTGTATTAGGTAAAAGTTGTGGAATTCAAGTTAGGGCAGCAACTGCAGCGATTATAAAGAATTAA
- the rpsS gene encoding 30S ribosomal protein S19: MARSLKKGPFCDDHLMKKIEEMNKKNEKKVIKTWSRRSTVFPEFVGHTIAVHDGRKHVPVFISEDMVGHKLGEFVPTRTFKGHGGDERTSGLK; encoded by the coding sequence ATGGCAAGATCTCTTAAAAAAGGCCCTTTTTGTGATGACCATTTAATGAAGAAAATTGAAGAAATGAACAAAAAGAACGAAAAGAAAGTTATCAAAACTTGGTCTAGACGTTCTACTGTATTTCCAGAGTTTGTCGGCCATACAATAGCCGTACATGATGGAAGAAAGCACGTTCCAGTATTTATTAGCGAAGACATGGTAGGTCACAAGCTTGGAGAATTCGTCCCAACAAGAACTTTTAAAGGTCATGGCGGAGACGAACGCACAAGCGGACTCAAATAG
- the rplC gene encoding 50S ribosomal protein L3: MKKAIIGKKLGMSQIFAENGEVVPVTVIEAGPCKVVQKRTEETDGYSAVQLGYGEVKEVRANKPMKGHFDKAGVKPMRHLVEFKLENSESLEVGQEVKVDSFEEGEAVDVTGTSKGKGFAGSIKRHNYSRGPMTHGSHYHRGPGSLGAVDPARVFKGTKLPGRMGGETVTVRNLDVVKVDADRNLLLVKGAVPGKNGSVVFLRDTNKTK, encoded by the coding sequence GTGAAAAAAGCAATCATTGGTAAAAAACTAGGGATGAGTCAAATATTTGCAGAAAACGGCGAGGTTGTGCCTGTTACTGTTATAGAAGCTGGTCCTTGTAAAGTTGTGCAAAAAAGAACTGAAGAAACTGATGGTTACTCTGCGGTTCAACTAGGTTATGGTGAAGTTAAAGAGGTTCGTGCTAACAAGCCGATGAAAGGACACTTTGACAAAGCTGGAGTAAAACCTATGAGACACCTGGTAGAGTTTAAATTAGAAAATAGTGAAAGTCTAGAGGTGGGTCAAGAGGTTAAAGTGGATTCTTTTGAAGAAGGTGAAGCTGTAGACGTAACTGGCACATCTAAGGGAAAAGGATTTGCAGGTTCTATTAAAAGGCATAACTACAGCAGAGGGCCTATGACCCATGGTTCCCACTATCATCGTGGTCCCGGTTCATTAGGAGCTGTAGACCCAGCTAGAGTGTTCAAAGGAACCAAACTGCCTGGCAGAATGGGTGGCGAAACAGTGACTGTTAGAAACTTAGATGTTGTTAAAGTAGACGCTGATCGCAATTTGCTTTTAGTAAAGGGAGCGGTTCCTGGCAAAAACGGGAGCGTTGTATTCCTTAGAGATACTAACAAGACAAAGTAG
- the rpmC gene encoding 50S ribosomal protein L29, whose amino-acid sequence MKANEVRNLNEKELAQKLDDLKTELFNLRFQLAAGQLENPMRIRQVRRDIARVKTIMRERELDINTQ is encoded by the coding sequence ATGAAGGCTAATGAAGTTAGAAACCTAAATGAAAAAGAGTTGGCCCAAAAGCTAGATGACTTGAAAACAGAGCTATTTAATCTTCGTTTTCAATTGGCGGCAGGACAGTTGGAAAACCCAATGCGCATCCGTCAAGTAAGAAGGGATATTGCCCGTGTTAAAACGATTATGCGGGAAAGAGAGTTAGATATTAACACTCAATAG
- the rpsJ gene encoding 30S ribosomal protein S10, protein MASEKIRIRLKAFDHQALDQSAEKIVENAKRTGAQVSGPVPLPTEKSIYTILRAVHKYKDSREQFEMRTHKRLIDILEPTPKTVDALMKLDLPAGVDIEIKL, encoded by the coding sequence ATGGCTTCAGAAAAAATTAGAATTAGGCTTAAAGCGTTTGATCACCAAGCACTAGACCAGTCTGCTGAGAAAATCGTAGAGAACGCAAAAAGAACAGGGGCACAAGTTTCTGGACCTGTACCGTTGCCTACAGAGAAGAGTATCTATACTATCTTAAGAGCTGTTCATAAATATAAAGACTCAAGAGAACAGTTTGAAATGAGGACTCATAAGCGTCTTATTGACATTTTAGAGCCAACACCAAAGACTGTAGACGCATTAATGAAGTTGGATTTACCAGCAGGTGTTGATATCGAAATTAAGCTATAA